In the Portunus trituberculatus isolate SZX2019 chromosome 21, ASM1759143v1, whole genome shotgun sequence genome, one interval contains:
- the LOC123507100 gene encoding protein GPR107-like has protein sequence MEKARMKLSLTLLLLLVAAALVVDARKHKLEIKNDKRPYFPISTFGFYRLGHLVVDVHKFRVTPNNADQKFGFILEKIANSYNEPHPEKCRLLNLQQNDQLVQHVFFVFDLKNKQVYLNCSDDMAQLHVFNDTAKLWEIQKVEELAKFNDKYLFNKNIERHRRDVSNNTQGDSTSITTTTATIRGPSGDLFNQKCNDVKINMTKDGDYYSFKFVVYVALEKEEGLYNLHFHNCMNYGPSPTPSAIDMFLEIEEKNPDDNYLSAGEMPLPALYFMMALLFFLSACFWFFLLKKSRDPVFKIHYLMGVLVVIKSFSLLFHGVNYHMIQTRGVHMEAWAVMYYIMHLLKGALLFTVLALIGSGWAFIKHVLSSKERKIFIIIIPLQIIANVATIIVEETEESNEEHAVWFQRLIVIDFLCCGAILLPVVWSIRHLQEASQTDGKAAMNLRKLKLFRHFYIMIVCYIYFTRIIVYLLRITVPFQYEWLDAMFREMATYVFFVMTGYKFRPATNNPYFRVYDEDKEVEEVLTTTGLTEGITQVNQHTKRQSKDSVEMEVFEDDEEVNLLDTQESSHAFD, from the exons atGGAGAAGGCCAGAATGAAGTTATCCCTGACGCTGCTTCTTCTGCTGGTTGCGGCTGCTCTAGTGGTGGACGCCAGGAAACACAAGCTGGAGATCAAG AATGACAAGAGGCCGTACTTCCCCATCAGCACCTTTGGCTTCTACCGCCTGGGCCATCTGGTGGTTGACGTGCACAAGTTCAGAGTGACGCCCAACAATGCTGACCAGAAG TTTGGATTCATCCTAGAGAAGATTGCCAACTCTTACAATGAGCCTCACCCGGAGAAGTGTCGCCTCCTCAACCTGCAGCAGAATGACCAGCTGGTGCAAcatgtcttctttgtttttgaCCTCAAGAACAAACA GGTGTACCTCAACTGCAGCGACGACATGGCCCAGCTGCACGTGTTCAATGACACTGCAAAACTTTGGGAGATACAGAAGGTGGAGGAGCTTGCCAAATTCAACGACAAGTACCTCTTCAACAAGAAt ATTGAGCGACACAGGAGGGACGTCAGTAACAACACTCAAG GGGAcagcacctccatcaccaccaccactgccaccataaGGGGGCCCTCGGGAGACCTGTTCAACCAGAAGTGCAATGACGTCAAGATCAACATGACCAAGGATGGAGACTACTACAGCTTCAAG TTTGTGGTGTATGTAGctctggagaaggaggaaggactgTACAACCTACATTTCCATAACTGCATGAACTACGGCCCCAGTCCAACGCCTTCTGCCATCGACATGTTCCTGGAG ATTGAGGAGAAGAACCCTGACGACAACTACCTGTCTGCCGGGGAGATGCCTCTGCCAGCCCTCTACTTCATGATGgccctcttgttcttcctctcagcCTGCTTCTGGTTCTTCCTCCTCAAGAAAAGCAG AGATCCAGTGTTCAAGATTCACTACCTGAtgggggtgttggtggtgatcaAGTCCTTCAGCCTCTTGTTCCATGGAGTCAACTACCACATGATACAGACTCGCGGTGTGCACATGGAGGCTTGGGCTGTTATGTACTATATCATGCATTT GCTGAAGGGTGCCTTGCTGTTCACCGTGCTGGCCCTGATTGGCTCCGGCTGGGCCTTCATCAAACATGTGTTGTccagtaaagagaggaagatcttcattatcatcattcctcTCCAG ATCATCGCCAACGTGGCCACCATCATTGTGGAGGAGACGGAAGAGTCCAACGAGGAGCACGCCGTGTGGTTCCAGCGCCTCATTGTTATCGACTTCCTGTGCTGCGGTGCCATCCTGCTGccagtggtgtg GTCCATCCGACACCTGCAGGAGGCATCACAGACCGATGGCAAGGCTGCAATGAATCTGAGGAAACTGAAGCTCTTCCGCCATTTCTACATCATGATTGTCTGCTACATCTACTTCACCCGCATCATTGTCTACCTCCTGAGG ATCACGGTGCCCTTCCAGTATGAGTGGCTGGATGCTATGTTCCGTGAGATGGCCACCTACGTCTTCTTTGTCATGACAGGCTACAAGTTCAGGCCGGCCACCAACAACCCTTACTTCCGTGTGTATGACGAGGATAAGGAGGTCGAGGAAGT ACTGACCACCACAGGTCTCACCGAGGGCATCACTCAGGTGAACCAGCACACCAAGAGGCAGAGCAAAGACAGCGTGGAGATGGAGGTCTttgaagatgatgaggaggtgAACCTGCTGGACACTCAGGAATCTTCCCATGCCTTTGACTGA